A genome region from Geodermatophilus bullaregiensis includes the following:
- a CDS encoding DEAD/DEAH box helicase: MAVSNGERKHLFGYTAAQVRTSYGYHPEAQDAAELAAVVPGLDALFVGPPRLDQRDLFGQVRHLGRADVELPEGVYWFSGGAETRSLIVSRGAPPGNSQHVHADALPDDHALRDAEAWLDHLWSLGTDVPAPKFGVNDDVMVVSTGRDHPVRGRRFNAGKWIYDLRVDGRQVAYGEDMLAELQSSDTVFDWIKQAPDTARRLSATLTREKLAGAFTDTLFSFRATRTIFRAYQFRPVIRMLESGKSRILIADEVGLGKTIEAGLVWTELEARKSADRVLVVCPASLIAKWRREMEDRFGFQLVELSGPAATEFEQRARENRLPRRFAYVVSLERFRMWHAMEELADLVGPLSLAIVDEAHNMRNASTASHQAGSLLSEWAEALVLLTATPINLRNEDLYNLLELLAPGDFGDAGSLELQLEPNVVLNRVGSLLAAPDVAGVDRVRVLDEMRSLAMGRPLVKRVEFASLRDIVGQENLSARDIVQARRYLSELNVLSSVFTRTRRVEVDEKKAVRKAMDTQVVWTPAESRFYDEYVTWCRNRAAAAGQPAGFAMQMPLRLASACLPAARNAVLRWSTEEVVADEDSTSLPSTSKPPMLRPHIELVQASEAIDGVDSKFDAVVPKLLEVIDSGRRALLFTFSRPTLAYLERRLRDRCRVAVLHGGIDRDRRNQVMADFRDGHYDLVLANKVASEGLDFEFCSVIVNYDLPWNPMEVEQRIGRIDRIGQPEEQISILNVWCPAALDDRIKQRLLARIGVFEGSIGALEPIVTDHLKALQDVVFDFDLSDAQRAAKADHALAAIEEQRSSLEDLATATPFLLGASTDDVAGLERDLVASGRYVGAAELLHLLEDWASLCQASPPVVIDGGTGLRLRGNRDMADRLNRLVAEERLSRDEAGRYERALRNEEELHLVLDQETARTSQTMDLLSARHPLVLAAANVPEQRQARFAVMRVPARGELQPGTFVVQLAVARWEAPRAGQEIWGTAVGIDGRLVGEQYVDVLLARLATGELQEGTQPVPAALDKCVDVLQGLMDDRMLRENEKRRSAIAALIESRRVLLEDQHERARASIRARRRTALERGKTRGVKLFDSQLARREEAHRQTLNDLDKTGAPDVTVSPLAICVVEVCE; this comes from the coding sequence GTGGCAGTCAGCAACGGGGAGCGAAAGCACTTGTTCGGGTATACGGCGGCGCAGGTCAGGACGAGCTACGGGTATCACCCCGAAGCGCAGGATGCGGCGGAGCTCGCCGCCGTGGTCCCGGGCCTCGACGCCTTGTTCGTCGGGCCGCCACGGTTAGATCAGCGCGATCTCTTCGGGCAAGTCCGCCATCTCGGTCGGGCCGATGTTGAGCTCCCCGAAGGCGTCTACTGGTTCTCGGGGGGAGCGGAGACCAGGAGCTTGATCGTCTCTCGTGGAGCGCCGCCCGGGAACAGCCAGCACGTCCACGCAGATGCACTTCCCGATGACCACGCTCTGCGTGACGCGGAGGCGTGGTTGGACCACCTGTGGTCGCTCGGAACCGATGTGCCTGCCCCGAAGTTCGGGGTCAACGACGACGTCATGGTGGTCAGTACCGGTCGAGACCATCCCGTACGGGGCCGCCGATTCAACGCTGGAAAGTGGATTTACGACCTTCGTGTCGACGGACGTCAGGTCGCCTACGGCGAAGACATGCTCGCCGAGCTCCAATCCAGTGACACGGTGTTCGACTGGATCAAGCAGGCGCCGGACACTGCCCGCCGACTGAGCGCGACGCTGACTCGGGAAAAGCTAGCCGGGGCTTTCACGGATACCCTGTTCTCGTTCCGCGCGACACGAACCATCTTTCGCGCTTACCAGTTCCGCCCAGTCATCCGCATGCTGGAGTCGGGCAAGTCGCGCATCCTCATCGCGGATGAGGTCGGCCTCGGCAAGACGATCGAGGCTGGTCTCGTCTGGACGGAGCTGGAGGCGCGGAAGTCCGCCGACCGCGTCCTCGTCGTATGTCCCGCGTCATTGATCGCGAAGTGGCGACGTGAGATGGAGGACCGGTTCGGATTTCAGCTCGTCGAGCTCTCGGGTCCTGCGGCCACCGAGTTTGAGCAGCGGGCGCGGGAGAACCGGCTGCCTCGCCGGTTCGCTTACGTCGTCAGCCTCGAGCGATTCCGCATGTGGCACGCGATGGAAGAGCTGGCGGATCTGGTCGGTCCCCTGAGCCTCGCTATCGTCGACGAGGCGCACAACATGAGGAACGCCAGCACGGCGTCTCACCAAGCCGGTTCCCTCTTAAGCGAGTGGGCCGAGGCCCTCGTCCTGCTGACCGCGACCCCCATCAACTTGCGCAACGAAGATCTATACAACCTGTTGGAGCTGCTCGCGCCAGGCGACTTCGGGGACGCGGGCTCTCTGGAGCTCCAGCTGGAGCCGAACGTCGTCCTCAACCGCGTGGGCAGCCTCCTCGCTGCCCCTGATGTTGCTGGCGTCGATCGCGTGCGCGTGCTGGACGAGATGCGGTCGCTGGCTATGGGACGCCCGCTGGTCAAGCGGGTCGAGTTCGCGTCATTGCGGGACATCGTCGGGCAGGAGAACCTCAGCGCTCGTGACATCGTGCAGGCACGGCGCTACCTCTCCGAGCTGAACGTCCTCTCCTCGGTCTTCACCCGCACGCGGCGGGTGGAGGTCGATGAGAAGAAGGCGGTGCGGAAGGCCATGGACACGCAAGTCGTATGGACGCCGGCCGAATCTCGGTTTTACGACGAGTACGTCACCTGGTGCCGGAATCGCGCGGCGGCCGCCGGTCAACCCGCCGGCTTCGCGATGCAGATGCCCTTGCGTCTGGCATCTGCTTGTTTGCCCGCCGCCCGGAACGCGGTGTTGCGGTGGAGCACCGAAGAGGTCGTCGCCGACGAGGACTCGACCAGCCTGCCATCGACGTCCAAACCCCCGATGCTCCGGCCGCACATCGAGCTCGTGCAAGCCTCCGAAGCGATCGACGGCGTCGACAGCAAGTTCGACGCCGTCGTCCCAAAGCTCTTGGAGGTCATCGACTCGGGTCGCCGGGCGTTACTTTTCACCTTCTCGCGTCCGACCCTCGCGTACCTCGAGAGGCGCCTCCGGGACCGGTGCCGAGTGGCTGTCCTCCACGGTGGCATCGACCGTGATCGCCGAAACCAGGTCATGGCTGACTTCCGTGATGGCCACTACGACCTCGTCCTCGCCAATAAGGTGGCCAGCGAGGGACTGGACTTCGAGTTCTGCTCGGTGATCGTGAACTACGACCTGCCGTGGAACCCGATGGAGGTCGAACAGCGGATCGGGCGCATCGATCGAATCGGTCAGCCGGAGGAGCAGATCTCCATCCTCAACGTCTGGTGCCCGGCGGCTCTCGACGACCGCATCAAGCAACGGCTCCTCGCCAGAATCGGCGTCTTCGAAGGCAGCATTGGGGCCCTCGAGCCGATCGTGACCGACCACCTGAAGGCACTCCAGGACGTCGTGTTCGACTTTGATCTCAGCGACGCCCAACGAGCGGCCAAAGCGGACCATGCACTGGCCGCCATCGAGGAACAGCGGAGCAGTCTCGAGGACCTCGCGACGGCGACACCGTTCCTGCTCGGGGCGTCCACTGACGACGTCGCGGGCCTGGAACGCGACCTCGTGGCCTCCGGGCGGTACGTCGGTGCTGCTGAGCTCCTGCACCTCCTCGAAGACTGGGCTTCCCTCTGCCAAGCGTCGCCGCCAGTGGTGATCGACGGAGGCACGGGTCTACGCCTCCGAGGAAACCGCGACATGGCCGACCGGCTGAATCGGCTGGTGGCCGAGGAACGACTGAGCCGCGACGAAGCCGGCCGTTACGAGCGCGCCCTGCGGAACGAGGAGGAGCTGCACCTCGTCCTGGATCAGGAGACCGCGCGGACAAGTCAGACGATGGACCTGCTCTCGGCACGGCACCCGCTCGTTCTGGCAGCCGCCAACGTGCCCGAGCAACGTCAGGCCCGCTTCGCGGTCATGCGCGTGCCGGCCCGAGGGGAGCTGCAGCCCGGGACCTTCGTCGTCCAGCTCGCGGTCGCGCGCTGGGAGGCGCCTCGTGCCGGCCAGGAGATCTGGGGGACGGCCGTGGGCATCGACGGTCGACTCGTCGGCGAGCAGTACGTCGATGTCCTCCTTGCCCGCCTGGCTACCGGGGAGCTGCAGGAGGGGACGCAGCCGGTGCCCGCAGCGCTCGACAAGTGTGTGGACGTTCTCCAAGGACTCATGGACGACCGGATGCTCCGCGAGAACGAGAAGCGGAGGAGCGCGATCGCCGCGCTCATCGAGTCTCGGAGGGTTCTCCTCGAAGACCAGCACGAGCGGGCGCGCGCCTCGATCCGAGCCCGCCGGCGGACCGCCCTCGAGCGCGGCAAGACGCGTGGCGTGAAGCTCTTCGACAGCCAGCTGGCACGGCGAGAAGAGGCGCACCGCCAGACGCTCAACGACCTCGACAAGACCGGGGCCCCGGACGTGACGGTGTCCCCGCTGGCCATCTGCGTCGTCGAGGTGTGCGAGTGA
- a CDS encoding DUF3427 domain-containing protein gives MGDLTPGVYEHLLTESLHDRLAGMTPELLSLGELDPADAHEVLTRHITELASRALRIAGGSDRTAVSRQVALANDMVKAITAMAPEAAAPQDAVVEPPRTLLAVAQPSPTPGPATFPDRPAVPMSTSALLVNGRGQPRIGFEVARELASADSVDLLCAFIKWQGLRVLEKQLTELRERGGRLRVITTTYMGATDQRALDRLVELGAEVKVSYETRTTRLHAKAWLFRRATGLSTAYVGSSNLSRTALTDGLEWNVRLSNVEQAHLLTTFAETFDSYWLDPSFEIYEPPRDGDRLREALAAERGGPSDLPIQITSLDVRPYGYQQEILEALDAERTVHERWRNLVVMATGTGKTVVSALDYRRLRDSGMVDRLLFVAHREELLTQSLSTFRHVLRQGDFGELFVGGQRPREWRHVFGSVQSLNQLDLDKLDPTHFDVVIVDEFHHAEAATYRRLLEHLKPIVLLGLTATPERADGADVRTWFDGRTAVELRLWEALEQNLLAPFQYFGIHDDVALDQLRWKRGRGYDVAELTNVYTGDDHRVRLVLQAVKDKVEDPGRMRALGFCVSVRHAQYMAERFTRAGIPSRAVISTSTREERAAALAALRDRTVNVLFTVDLFNEGLDIPTVDTVLFLRPTESATVFLQQLGRGLRLAEDKPCLTVLDFIGFQHKQFRFDLRFRALTGSSRRGVQRDVEQGFPTLPAGCHIELDRVAQRIVLDNIKQSLNVSWKGLVSEAKQEKSPSLSNFLEETGVELEDLYRGNGRSWLDLQRAAGWVDDVPGSDDALLGAALGRMLHVDDLERLRFFQSAARPGTAAQTSARLRRLTAMLHFSLFGSRTPFSSIEESLARLLANRGRAQELVELSDVLHERIHRVARPLSEAGDRPLHVHARYSRDEALSAFGLEDLNGTWGSGVRWVPGDRADVFFVTLQKTEAHFSPTTMYADHAITPTLFQWESQNATAERSATGQRYVNHREMGTSVHLFVRESKTADGTLGTPPYLYAGPMSYVSHTGERPMRILWQLDHALPADVFHAAKVA, from the coding sequence ATGGGGGATCTGACACCCGGCGTCTACGAACACTTGCTGACCGAGTCGCTACACGACCGTCTGGCCGGCATGACTCCGGAACTTCTCTCCCTTGGTGAGTTGGACCCCGCAGACGCCCATGAGGTCCTGACGCGGCACATCACCGAGCTGGCGTCGCGCGCCCTGCGCATAGCCGGCGGCAGTGACCGCACCGCGGTCAGTCGGCAGGTCGCGCTAGCGAACGACATGGTCAAGGCCATCACCGCAATGGCGCCGGAGGCCGCAGCCCCTCAGGACGCCGTCGTCGAGCCGCCGCGCACGCTGCTCGCCGTCGCTCAGCCCTCCCCCACACCCGGCCCGGCGACCTTCCCGGACCGACCGGCCGTCCCGATGTCCACCAGCGCATTGCTGGTCAACGGTCGCGGTCAGCCGCGTATCGGCTTCGAGGTCGCCCGCGAGCTCGCCTCCGCCGATTCCGTCGACCTGCTGTGCGCCTTCATCAAGTGGCAGGGTCTGCGGGTCCTCGAGAAACAACTCACCGAGCTGCGCGAGCGCGGCGGCCGGCTGCGCGTCATCACCACCACGTACATGGGCGCCACCGACCAGCGCGCCCTCGACCGCCTGGTCGAGCTCGGCGCCGAGGTGAAGGTCTCCTACGAAACTCGGACGACCCGGCTGCACGCCAAGGCATGGCTGTTCCGCCGCGCCACCGGGCTGTCGACGGCGTACGTCGGCTCCTCCAACCTCTCGCGGACCGCCCTGACCGACGGCCTTGAGTGGAACGTGCGGCTGTCCAACGTCGAGCAAGCGCACCTGCTCACCACGTTCGCCGAGACCTTCGACAGCTACTGGCTCGACCCGTCGTTCGAGATCTACGAGCCGCCCCGCGACGGCGACCGGCTCCGCGAGGCCCTCGCGGCCGAACGCGGCGGCCCGTCCGACCTGCCAATCCAGATCACCTCGCTAGACGTTCGCCCCTATGGCTACCAGCAGGAGATCCTCGAGGCACTCGACGCCGAGCGGACCGTCCACGAGCGGTGGCGCAACCTCGTCGTGATGGCGACCGGCACCGGCAAGACGGTCGTCTCCGCGCTGGACTATCGACGACTACGCGACAGCGGCATGGTCGACCGGCTCCTGTTCGTCGCCCACCGCGAGGAGCTGCTGACCCAAAGTTTGTCGACGTTCCGCCACGTCCTACGCCAGGGCGACTTCGGCGAGCTGTTCGTCGGCGGCCAGCGGCCCCGCGAGTGGCGGCACGTGTTCGGCTCGGTCCAGTCGCTCAACCAGCTCGACCTCGACAAGCTCGACCCCACCCACTTCGACGTCGTCATCGTCGACGAGTTCCACCACGCGGAGGCGGCCACCTACCGACGGCTGCTCGAGCACCTCAAGCCCATTGTCCTCCTCGGACTGACGGCGACGCCCGAGCGGGCCGACGGCGCCGACGTGCGCACCTGGTTCGACGGACGCACCGCTGTCGAGCTACGACTGTGGGAGGCACTCGAGCAGAACCTGCTCGCGCCGTTCCAGTACTTCGGCATCCACGACGACGTCGCGCTCGACCAGCTGCGGTGGAAGCGCGGCCGCGGGTACGACGTCGCCGAGCTGACCAACGTCTACACCGGCGACGACCACCGCGTCCGGCTGGTCCTGCAGGCGGTGAAGGACAAGGTCGAGGACCCCGGCCGGATGCGCGCGCTCGGCTTCTGCGTCAGCGTTCGGCACGCCCAGTACATGGCCGAGCGATTCACCAGGGCCGGCATCCCGAGCCGCGCGGTGATCTCGACGTCGACCCGTGAGGAGCGAGCCGCGGCGTTGGCGGCGCTGCGCGACCGGACGGTGAACGTCCTGTTCACCGTCGACCTGTTCAACGAGGGCCTCGACATCCCGACCGTGGACACCGTGCTCTTCCTCCGCCCCACGGAGAGCGCGACAGTGTTCCTCCAGCAGCTGGGCCGTGGCCTACGCCTGGCCGAGGACAAGCCCTGCCTGACCGTCCTCGACTTCATCGGCTTCCAGCACAAGCAGTTCCGCTTCGACCTGCGCTTCCGCGCGCTGACCGGCAGCTCACGACGAGGTGTGCAGCGGGACGTCGAGCAGGGCTTCCCCACCCTCCCGGCGGGGTGCCACATCGAGCTCGACCGTGTGGCGCAGCGGATCGTCCTCGACAACATCAAGCAGTCGCTGAACGTGTCGTGGAAGGGGCTGGTCAGCGAGGCGAAGCAGGAGAAGTCGCCCTCGCTGTCCAACTTTCTCGAGGAGACGGGCGTCGAGCTCGAGGACCTCTACCGCGGCAACGGCCGCAGCTGGTTGGACCTGCAGCGCGCGGCCGGCTGGGTCGACGACGTGCCTGGCTCGGACGACGCCCTCCTGGGCGCCGCACTTGGCCGGATGCTGCACGTCGACGACCTAGAACGGCTGCGGTTCTTCCAGTCGGCCGCGCGACCGGGCACCGCAGCCCAGACCAGCGCTCGTCTGCGTCGACTGACCGCGATGCTGCACTTCTCCCTGTTCGGCTCTCGGACACCGTTCAGCAGCATCGAGGAGTCGCTGGCTCGACTGCTGGCCAACCGTGGCCGCGCCCAGGAGCTCGTCGAGCTGAGCGACGTCCTGCACGAGCGGATCCACCGGGTGGCTCGCCCGCTGAGCGAGGCCGGCGACCGTCCGCTACACGTGCACGCGCGCTACAGCCGCGACGAGGCCCTCTCGGCCTTCGGGCTCGAGGACCTCAACGGCACGTGGGGCTCCGGCGTGCGCTGGGTGCCCGGCGACCGCGCTGATGTCTTCTTCGTGACCCTGCAGAAGACGGAGGCGCACTTCTCCCCCACCACGATGTACGCCGACCACGCCATCACGCCGACGCTATTTCAGTGGGAGTCGCAGAACGCGACGGCCGAGCGATCAGCGACAGGTCAGCGCTACGTCAACCACCGGGAGATGGGCACGTCCGTGCACCTGTTCGTCCGGGAGTCCAAGACGGCGGACGGCACGCTCGGCACGCCGCCCTACCTCTACGCCGGGCCGATGTCCTACGTGTCCCACACCGGCGAGCGCCCGATGCGCATCCTGTGGCAGCTCGACCATGCGCTGCCGGCCGATGTCTTCCACGCCGCCAAGGTGGCGTGA
- a CDS encoding GIY-YIG nuclease family protein, protein MNEEHDSNLDLDAVARFLAPDRVWRREDVLRRPCPIPAVPGVYGWWFDQPPALIDSSNCQTWQGLTLLYTGISPKRPPVNGRPPSKGQLRQRIRTHYSGNAEGSTLRKTLGCLLADELGIQLRRVGSGRRRTLVAGEQVLSAWMAEHAFVSVVKHPRPWELEDQLIATLDLPLNLDGNSRNAFHGDLSEVRRRAVATANELPVVPNPGVGGR, encoded by the coding sequence ATGAACGAGGAGCACGACAGCAACCTGGACCTCGACGCAGTAGCTCGGTTCCTCGCCCCCGACCGCGTCTGGCGTCGCGAGGACGTCCTCCGCAGGCCTTGCCCGATCCCCGCCGTCCCCGGCGTCTACGGGTGGTGGTTCGACCAGCCACCGGCGCTCATCGACTCGAGCAACTGCCAAACCTGGCAGGGCCTCACGCTCCTCTACACGGGGATCAGTCCCAAGCGACCGCCGGTGAACGGACGACCGCCGAGCAAGGGCCAACTCCGGCAGCGCATCAGGACTCACTACTCGGGCAACGCCGAGGGATCGACGCTCCGTAAGACGCTCGGCTGTCTCCTGGCCGACGAGTTGGGCATCCAGCTGCGCAGAGTCGGTTCGGGGCGTCGACGCACTCTCGTCGCTGGAGAGCAGGTCCTGTCGGCCTGGATGGCCGAGCACGCCTTCGTGAGCGTGGTCAAGCATCCGCGGCCTTGGGAGCTCGAGGACCAACTCATCGCCACGTTGGACCTGCCGCTCAACCTGGACGGCAACAGCCGCAACGCCTTCCACGGTGACCTCTCGGAGGTCCGTCGCCGCGCCGTGGCCACCGCCAACGAGCTACCTGTCGTGCCGAATCCAGGAGTCGGTGGCCGCTGA
- a CDS encoding DUF2924 domain-containing protein, whose translation MTTDPRQRGIGATWFMPASSGEPLLIDLPGANLDFAVTTRDNLSELDEKWNVPGTYVLVDPVDADGCAGVYVGKAPGGLTTRVRQHVRARESWRRALLIRRPYQGFNSAEVGWLEGRLYDVLDSASRVTLGNGNRPSDETLPQWQRQQLEAIIAPVLGVLRVLGLDPDTPDQSLQLSVAQPGRRAHYGDTLMDLIEAGLVRDGTVLHPTTSSYEASAMVGVDGAVTVRGERHESLSSAGRAVTGHNVNGWEFWGLLSGSGELVPMSVLRSAPVVGGTEPETAPAPVDYSNDAAGSPPARVHGPAQTHASVDVFALLRASLLSAGDVLVVRYKGTDYRATVKSNGYLSLGGRDYPSPTAAAVAITGGNVNGWRFWKVTSGETLGSLRDRLPQP comes from the coding sequence GTGACTACGGACCCGCGCCAGCGCGGAATCGGCGCGACCTGGTTCATGCCCGCGAGCAGCGGGGAGCCTCTGCTCATCGACCTCCCCGGCGCGAACCTCGACTTTGCCGTCACGACTCGAGACAACCTCTCGGAGTTGGACGAGAAGTGGAACGTGCCGGGGACGTACGTGCTCGTGGACCCCGTTGATGCCGACGGCTGTGCCGGGGTCTACGTCGGCAAGGCGCCAGGCGGGCTGACCACTCGCGTTCGGCAGCACGTCCGCGCTCGCGAGAGCTGGCGCCGCGCGCTACTCATCCGCAGGCCGTACCAGGGGTTCAACAGCGCGGAGGTCGGCTGGCTCGAAGGACGTCTCTACGACGTCCTCGATTCGGCCAGCCGGGTCACCCTCGGGAACGGCAATCGACCGAGCGACGAGACCCTCCCGCAGTGGCAGCGCCAGCAACTGGAGGCAATCATCGCCCCCGTCCTCGGCGTGCTCCGCGTGCTCGGCCTCGACCCGGACACGCCCGATCAGTCTCTGCAGCTCTCGGTGGCGCAACCTGGTAGGCGCGCACACTACGGGGACACCCTCATGGACCTCATCGAGGCTGGACTTGTGAGGGACGGAACCGTTCTCCATCCAACGACCTCGTCATACGAGGCCAGTGCAATGGTGGGGGTCGACGGCGCGGTGACCGTTCGCGGTGAACGCCATGAGTCGCTGTCCTCCGCGGGCAGGGCCGTGACAGGGCACAACGTCAACGGCTGGGAGTTCTGGGGGCTCCTGTCGGGGAGCGGCGAATTGGTACCCATGAGCGTCCTGCGGAGTGCGCCCGTCGTCGGCGGCACGGAGCCGGAAACCGCACCTGCCCCGGTGGACTACTCGAACGACGCCGCCGGATCGCCCCCCGCCCGTGTCCATGGACCGGCCCAGACCCACGCCTCCGTGGACGTCTTCGCCTTGCTGCGAGCGTCCCTGTTGTCGGCCGGCGATGTGCTCGTGGTCCGCTACAAGGGCACCGACTACCGGGCCACCGTCAAGAGCAACGGCTACCTGTCCCTCGGCGGACGGGACTACCCCAGCCCCACTGCCGCAGCAGTCGCCATCACAGGCGGCAACGTCAATGGCTGGCGGTTCTGGAAGGTCACCTCGGGGGAGACGCTCGGGTCCCTGCGAGATCGACTCCCCCAGCCCTGA
- a CDS encoding UvrD-helicase domain-containing protein: MSAHDPAVLADERARNKRYVQTLTDKAARAVRVAKPRVSGPVRGRKGVVQLDRPVPQPFVGRMGLSAPDPLLGTDSVYVGQWYARERDFVVISWAAPAADAFYGHGPGTDLIGEVQITRIFTPRGDDIVGYDDERRDKGAGETAFNREAALAVPRPPARGQSVSAPAGSSRQDSAPLPQPVKPSHQPPQRATVPEPAATGENADEGRSGTRVPDAVALRHREALLRTLAQPRRTELRQVLATLQPRQHDLVKWDAGVPLVVQGHPGAGKTIVAVHRAAFLVHPEREGVAIPGKVLLLGPTNYYVRHTSKAVRALVPDGAVIVRSLRDIFRRIVPELNDGLDPESGHSATYRDFDFELCTLVDAVADSLRRRGRLETAKSRTEAGRLIYDRLSHNVHLAPPDWQAYLRSLPDWGVALRSERLSPLIAYCALASGMHRFESPGHVIVDEAQDMRPIEWRILRSLVRADAGWTLVGDMNQRRSDHSSMSWQQSLEFLDLAVDTHIEDYKSVFRSTTAIHKFAGHLLPRHERHGMAVQEEGSRPVTWKVRSADMPTAVVTAASKLARDHAGGTTAVIGVEAIPLRAAFAARGWRARTAGSDEYSDGQLTVRVLSADDARGLEFDAVLVVEPADFRKNLGRHGLLYTSLTRANRSLAVVHAKALPDELRRAPADRLDR; this comes from the coding sequence GTGAGCGCGCACGACCCAGCTGTCCTGGCTGACGAGCGGGCGCGCAACAAGCGCTACGTGCAGACCCTGACGGACAAGGCCGCCCGAGCGGTCAGGGTCGCGAAGCCTCGTGTGTCTGGACCCGTCAGGGGCCGCAAGGGTGTGGTGCAACTGGACCGCCCGGTGCCCCAGCCCTTCGTCGGACGGATGGGGCTGAGTGCGCCGGATCCGCTCCTGGGAACGGACAGCGTCTACGTCGGGCAGTGGTACGCCCGGGAACGAGACTTCGTGGTCATCAGTTGGGCGGCCCCGGCAGCCGACGCGTTCTACGGCCATGGCCCCGGTACCGACTTGATCGGCGAAGTGCAGATCACGCGGATCTTCACGCCTCGTGGCGATGACATTGTCGGGTACGACGACGAGCGGCGGGACAAGGGCGCAGGAGAGACAGCCTTCAACCGAGAAGCGGCGCTCGCGGTGCCGCGGCCGCCGGCGCGAGGTCAGTCGGTTAGTGCTCCGGCTGGGAGCTCTCGTCAAGACTCGGCGCCTCTGCCGCAACCGGTGAAGCCAAGCCACCAACCCCCGCAGCGCGCGACCGTCCCAGAACCGGCTGCCACTGGAGAGAATGCAGATGAGGGACGAAGCGGCACCCGCGTTCCCGATGCAGTGGCCTTGCGGCACAGGGAAGCGCTGCTCAGGACACTCGCTCAACCGCGACGGACCGAGCTTCGCCAGGTCCTCGCAACCCTCCAGCCTCGTCAGCACGACCTCGTCAAGTGGGATGCGGGGGTGCCCCTCGTGGTGCAGGGGCACCCCGGTGCCGGGAAGACGATCGTCGCGGTTCACCGCGCGGCCTTCCTCGTGCACCCGGAGCGGGAGGGCGTTGCCATCCCGGGCAAGGTGCTGCTGCTGGGCCCCACGAACTACTACGTGCGGCACACGTCGAAGGCGGTACGCGCACTCGTTCCCGACGGCGCTGTCATCGTGCGCAGTCTCCGCGACATCTTCAGAAGGATCGTCCCCGAGCTGAACGACGGGCTAGATCCCGAAAGCGGCCACTCTGCGACCTATCGGGATTTCGACTTTGAGCTCTGCACGTTGGTCGACGCTGTCGCGGATTCCCTACGCAGGCGCGGGCGGTTGGAGACGGCGAAGTCCAGGACAGAGGCGGGCAGGCTCATCTACGACCGGCTGAGTCACAACGTGCATCTCGCGCCGCCTGACTGGCAGGCGTACCTGCGGTCCTTGCCGGACTGGGGCGTCGCCTTGCGCTCGGAGCGCCTGTCGCCTCTGATCGCGTACTGTGCGCTGGCCTCAGGGATGCACCGGTTCGAGTCCCCGGGCCACGTGATCGTCGACGAAGCTCAAGACATGCGCCCGATCGAGTGGCGCATCCTGCGGTCGCTCGTCCGTGCTGATGCTGGCTGGACTCTCGTCGGTGACATGAACCAGCGCCGCTCGGACCACAGCAGCATGTCGTGGCAGCAGAGCCTCGAGTTCTTGGATCTTGCTGTGGACACGCATATCGAGGACTACAAGAGCGTCTTCCGCTCGACGACAGCGATCCACAAGTTCGCTGGCCACCTGCTGCCACGACACGAGCGCCACGGCATGGCTGTGCAGGAAGAGGGCAGTCGCCCGGTCACGTGGAAGGTCCGATCCGCGGACATGCCGACGGCCGTTGTCACAGCGGCGTCCAAGCTGGCCAGGGACCACGCTGGCGGGACGACTGCTGTCATCGGCGTGGAGGCGATTCCGCTGCGGGCGGCATTCGCAGCGCGAGGGTGGCGGGCTCGTACCGCGGGCAGCGACGAGTACTCGGACGGGCAGCTGACGGTGCGAGTGCTTTCAGCCGATGACGCGCGGGGTTTGGAGTTCGACGCCGTCCTCGTCGTTGAACCAGCTGATTTCCGCAAGAACCTGGGACGGCACGGGCTCCTGTACACGAGCCTCACTCGGGCCAATCGCTCGCTTGCGGTCGTGCATGCGAAAGCGCTGCCGGACGAGCTGCGGCGCGCTCCAGCTGACCGGCTCGACCGGTAG